TTTGTTTTTTATTCTTTTCTTATACACATGCCTTTTCATATATTATCCACAGATTTTACTGCATTATAAATTCCTCGAGAATAAAAAATCTCTAAAGGATTTCCTATTTTGATAATTGATAATGGACAATTGAGCATTGATAAGTATGGATATAAAAAGCAGAAACTCTAATTTTAATTTAAGTTAGAGTTTCTGCTTTTTAATAAATTATATAACTAAATTTTAAACTTATTTATTTCTTCATTTAAATTTTTTGCAACATGTTCTAAGTCTCTTGCATACTTTGACACTTCTTCTGAACTAGCTAATACTTCTTCCGAAGAGGCAGCTATTTCTTCAGAAGATGCAGAGGTTTCTTCAGAAACTGCGGTGATATTGTCTATAGTCGCAACAATTGAATTTTTTGAATTCATTGTAACTTGTAAAGATTTATCTACCACATCAACAGTAGGTCCTATATTTGCTACTGCTCCCATCATTTCTCTTAGGGCTACCAAAGTACTATTTACATTTTCTAACTGTCTTTCAACTAAATCAGTAACATTCCCAGAATTATCAATAACATCTTTAGTTTCATTACTAATTGATCCTATTAATTGTTTAATTTCTTCTGTAGATGTCTTTGATTCCTCTGCTAATTTTCTTATTTCCTCAGATACAACTGCAAAACCTCTTCCAGCTTCCCCAGCTCTTGCAGCTTCAATTGCAGCATTTAGAGCTAATAAATTGGTTTGTTCTGAAATACCATTTATAATATCAGTAATGCTGCCTATCTTGGATACACTTAAATTAAGACTATTAATCTTCTTTGTAACTTCTCCAAACGAAACTTTTACTTCTTCTATTGTTTTCAATAAAATCTTCATTTGATCACTGCCTGTGTATGCTTTTTCTTGTGTTAACGAAGCACTATCTCTTACATCGCTGATTTTATTGCGAATATTATCCAATTCATCTGATAATTCTAAAACATTGTTAGAAATATTTACCAAATCAGACGCTTGTTGTGTGGCTCCTTGAGATACATCTTGAATTGCATTTGTGACATCACTTGTAGCAGAAGCCATTTGTTCTGCATTTGAATTTAAACTTGATGCCATTTCACTAACATCTAAGGATTCTTGATTTATTGTACTTAATGTATTCTTTAAATAATTTGACATAACATTAAAGCTATCAGCTAATACACCAATCTCATCATTACTATGAATTTCAATTGTATCCCTCAAATCACCCTGCGCAATTTCTTCTGAAGCTTGAACTAATTTGTTTAATGGATTTATTATTCCCCTTGATATTTTTAATAATACAACAATGGATATTAAAAATATTACAACTGCAATACCAACTATAATAACAAGCATATTAATAAAAGCCTTCTCCGCTATTTCCATAGAAAGTCCTAAATTAATAGCACCTATTAAATCATTTCCATTGTGAACTGGAACTAATACATCATATACTTTTATTCCATTGTAGTTAAATATTGATGAATATTCCTTACCTTCTACTGCTGCAGTTTTACTTCCAATATCATCAACTTTTTCACCTATTTCATTAGTTTTGCTACTTGCAGTTTGAGTTAAGTTTTTATCAATAAATACAGCATATTCTATACTTTTATCTTCAGCTAATTTTTCAACCAAAGCTTGAACATCAACAGCTTGGCTTAATTTCTGAACCTTGTTAGCAATTACTCCAATTTGAACCATTCCCAAACCACTTTTTGAAACATAACCATATTTATAATAATCGTTGGTTTCTTTACTTTTTCTAATATTCTCTACAAGAAAATCTTTATCTCCTTTTAATACAGGATAACTTATGTGCTTGCTATCAAAAGATGCCCCTATACTTGTTGGTAGATTAGAATAAATTATTTTACCAGTTGGATCACAATAATTTATTTCATCTATTTCAAATTGTTTTGCTAAATTAGTTAAATATTCATTATTAACTTTATCAGAATTATTTAAGATAAAAGAACCTGTAGTTCTAATCTTATCTGAAATAGATTGATTTATGGAATCCATAGCTTCATTGTCTATCTCTACTTGAGATTTAATCTGTTTAGCTAAATTCAAACCATCTGTTTGCATCTGCTGCATTAAACTTTTTTGACTAATTGTTATAGCAACAGCTGTTATAGCTACTATAACAACAAATACTACAATCAGTGGAATTGTTAATACCTTAAATTTTATTGAACCTTTTTTTTTCATATTTCCCCCATTTTATTAACATTAATTTATATATAAACAAATTATAATTAAATGAATTTGTTATAATATCATTTTATTTCTAGTTACCGATCTCACTTATATTAACCTTTGCATAGTAAACATATTCGGATTTTGGATAATCTTCCTTAACTTTATTTAAATATGCACGTGCATTAGCATAATCATTCATGCTTTTATAACACATTCCAATTTCATACGTAATCCATGGTAGTAATTTTTTATCTGGAACAAATTCATATGAAATTAGCAATTTAGGAAGTGCTTCCGTATATTTATTTTGTTTGTATAAACTGTTTCCATCATTATATATTTTCCACATAGGATTTGGACTTAAGTTTTGCTTTAACTGACTAAACTTAGATTTTGTATCATCATCAAGATTTCTACTTTTCATATCAACTAAAATTCCTGCAGCTTTCTCATAATTTTCAGAGTTTAAAGCTTTTTCAGCATCATTTAGCATATTTAAAGTTTCATTTTTATAAGCATCATCTTGCAAGTTCGCATTGGCTGCATTCTTTGGACTAATTTCAGTCTTTACATTATCATCAGCTTTTTTTTCTACAGAAACTCTATCATTAATTAAATTTGTACTTGTTTGCTCCTTAGATACAACAGTATCATTCTTTTTAGTTTCAGAATTATTCTGTTCACTTTGACTTACGTCCTTAAATTTTGTTAACATTCCTTGCATAATTTCAGGATGTAAATAACTTATCCCTGTTCCCGCGGCAATAACCATAATAACTGCTAAACTTATAGCCATTTTTTTACCTGAACCATTACCTTTATCACCTCTGACATTATACATATCTTCAACAGTTTCTGTAACAGTTGAAGTTTTATATATTGATTTTTTAGATGACAAACTTTGTAAATATTCCTTAACCAAATCATTATAAACTGCATATTTATTAAGGCTTTTAAAAAGTTTTTCTGCTTTTTTATATTCATTCATACACACATAACATAAGCCCATAAGTTTAATAGCCTCTGTAAATTCTTTATTATAAGATATAGCTTTTTCTAAATCACTTATAACCTGATCAAAATTACCTTTCTTCATTTCACCTAAAGCTACATTATATAGAATAATAGATTTCTTAATATTCTCATCGATTTTATACTTGCTTAATTCAATCTCCTTAACATTAAATGGATATAACTTTTCTATTTCCAAATTAAAATCTACCAAATAAATCCCTCCCATAAAAAGTTTAATGTAGCAATAAATTTCTCATATTTTAGCTTAATAATCCTCTAGTAAAAACGCTAATTCTCACGCTTAAACTATATATACCCACTACATATTTTAGCAAATTATTACATTAAACTCAATAAGCAATACAATTGGTATCTTTTAATTCAACAAATATTTCTTTATTATACAATATTTTTAGTTTTTTTCAGCAAATATGATAATCTCTTTATCAAATTCCCTTTGTGCAATATCAACAAGTTGAACTATTTGTTTGTAAGTTGCATTATCAATATGAATACCTACAATGACAGTAACATTAACTTGAAGTTTTGAAGCTGCTTTCTCAGCCATCTGAGTAGCCAGTTCCCCTTCTTTATGATGTGGTAACTGTTTGCAAGATACAGTAACCCCCTGTTCATCAAAATAAGCTGTTGCTACAGCTCCTATATGAGCCAACCCACCAGTTACTATAAAAATAACATCTTTTCCTACAAAATGACTTTCTACAGAAATGTTAGGAAGTATTTCATTTTTATTCATTTATGTAACCACCCTCTTAATTAAATATAGCTTTACTTCTACGACTTTACTTATTTTAAATCACTCTAAAAATCCTGCTTTTATTAATTTATCTAGTGCATTTTCTTGAACTTCTTTTGGAAATGCACCTTTATATGAACTTGTAATGTGATAATCAGCATATTCTAAATCTTCAGGCCATAAGCAATTAAAAATACATGCTGTTGTTTTAAATACTTTCTTTTCTTCTGAATCTAAATATGGAATTAAACCTATTACTCTACTATCTGGTCTAAAATATATCTCTTTTGATTGATGATTACGAGTTCCAAAGGCCCATATTACTTGATTTGTATCAGTTGGATCAATATCATCATTTACAACAATAATTTTAGGCGAAAGAAAACTTCCTTTACAGGCATATACGGCATCTCCAATTTTCTTCATAAACTCCTTAGTGTTGCACTTCAATATTTCTCTCCATTTTTTAGGTATCGTAATAACAAGCCAAGTACAAGCAACTTCAAAAGGCATCCATACCATTGTTACTGGAATTTTATGCTTTCTTAAGCTATTTAATATTTCAGCACATGCTCCAATTCCCATTACTGGATGATCATCATCAATTGGTGCTCCAGCTACAACTATAGGATAAATTGGTTTATTTCTATATGTCATAGCTGTCACATTATATATGGGTTTTTCTGACTTTGAGTTTTTTATTAGATAACCAGAATACTCTCCCATTGGTCCTTCCATCTCAGTTTCACTTGATGATAATGTTCCTTCTAAAATTATTTCTGAATTAGCTGGTACAAGAATATCATTAGTTTCTGCCTTAATAAGTTCAATAGGTTCTCCATAATACCCACTTATATAATCTGCTTCATTATTTCCCTCTGAAACCAATGTTGATCCTGCAACAAGTGGTATCATTGGTTCAGTTCCAAATGCAATTGCAAATGGTGTATTCTTACCGATGTCTGCCCACATCTTTCTAACCTTTCCTATATGTTGTCCACCAGCAACCATACCTACCATTGTTCTTTTATCTTTAATCATAATACGAGCAATTGACCAGTTAATCCACTTCTTATCTGGAGATTGAACCATAATTGTTCCCCACGTATTAATATATCTTCCCCCATCACCATCATGAGCATATGGCACTGGAAGTTTAAATAAGTCAACATCTTCACCTAATAAAATATTTTCCTTACAAGATGCGTTAGAAACTATTGTAGGAGGAACTGGATTTTTGCTATACCCTTCAACTAACGCTTCTAAGATTTCTTTACCTGTTGAATTTGGTTTCATTCCTATGGAAATTGCATACCGTGATAAATATAAATCTTTTTGTCTACTTACTCCAGCTGGAGCCCCTATGGCACGAAAACCTTCTTCAACATCTTTAATTTTATTAAAAAGTGGTGAAGGAGCCCCGTTTTCATTACACCAACGAATAATTGCTCCCATTTCTAAATTCCAATCTACTTCTTGATTAATTTCTTTTACTTCTCCAATTTCATTTAATTTTTCTATATAACCTCTAAAACTTTTAATCCTATTCATGTAAACACCTCCTAATTTTTTAATTTAATAAATATTAATTACAAAAAATAAAAAGTTAAATTTTCATATTGCTTGTCAAGACAAGTAAATATTGATAATCACTTACAGACAATTAATAAATACTAAAAGCTTTAATTTTCTAAAAGTATCAATATTCTATAATCCTTTTTAACATTTTCTTCATCGTCAAAATTTCTTCTTCAGAAAGATTTTTTAACATTCGTTTCCTATAATCAATTATTAATGGCTGTAAGAGATTAAGCAAATTCTGTCCTTCCTCTGTAAGAAAAACAAAATTATTTCTCTTATCTTTACTATCTACAATTTTTTGAACGTAACCTTTTAATTCTAATTTTTTTAATATCCTAGTTATATTTGCTTCATCTTTATAAGATTCATGTGCCAATTGTCTTTGGGTTTTCCCTTTTGATGGATCTATATCAAGTTTTGTAAGCAAAGTAAATTGCTCTGGAGTAATATCGTATGGCGCTAGCACAGAATATAATTCGTTCTTATTTATTGCTGCAGCAATCCCTAGCAAATATCCTAATGAATTATCAAATTTATTCATATTTACATTTCCTCCAATAAAATACTTGTCTTAACAAATATTTTATCTTTTTCAATTATCCTTGTCAAATTTAAAAAAGCCATTCTCATATGAATAGCTTTTAATTCTAATTTTTTATTCATATCATCAATAAATCTTAGGTAAAAAAACATTTACTATTTTTACTTATTACTAGTATAATTATCTCTAATTTGCAATTGGTTCGACTAATAGCAATTCTCCTAATTGTTTAATATCCTTTGTAATACCTTGCAAATCATTATTTAAGTTTCTAGAATACTCAATAACCAAGTCCGTATCTGGAGTTGATCTTTTATATATTTTTATGAATTTTTCAAAATCTATATTTCCATCATAAATCCTATTGTGTTCGTCTATCCACCCATAATTATTATGAACATGATAAGCTACTATTTTAAATTTAAGCTTTTTAATTACTTTTTCTAAATTCCAACCATTACAATTAGCATGACCTATATCTAGTACTACTTTATTGGGAATAAATCTACATAACTCAATAAATTCATTCTCATTAAGCAACATATTATCATTGCTAAGCACACCACAATTCTCTACTACTATTTCTTGATTGTACTTCTTAGCTATATTGTTTATCTCCATTAAATTTTCATTTGAATTTTTTATCATCTCTAATTTTTCTTTAAATGATACTTTTCTATTATTATGATGATAAATAATATAGTTACTATTTAACATTTGCGCATATTCTAAGGTTTTTTTCATATAATCCATAGTGCGGTCATAGGCCGAAGTTCCTTTTTTTGCTGAATGTTCAGAATTATAATATGGACCATGGAAGGATATATTTCTGCTTTTAATCTTATTAATATTTTCTTTTAACTTATTTTCAAACTCTGCATCATTCCAAATTGGAAAGATTTCAATTCCAACATTTGTATCCTCTGTTATCTCTAGCAATTCAAACAATTTTTCAAATTCTTTCGTATTATATAGATTAGTACTAATTAAAATTCCCATTAATTTGCCTCCTTATTTTTTGGTTATTTTCTATGTACTTTTCTATTTAAGATGCTTTAATATTATACTTTTTAACTACAACATCTTCTGATAGAACTTTTTAAGAAATCGGAATAGCCTTTGATTATTTTCTCCTTCTAATTATATCTTTCATTTGTTAAAGATTAATTATAGAACTGTAAAATCCAATTATCATTCTTGTTAATTTAATTCAAAAAAACCGATAGTTATAATAACTATCGGTTTATCTTACCTCGCAACGTCCTATTCTGCCACACAGTCTCCCATGCAGTACCATTGGCGCTATAGACCTTAACTTTCCTGTTCGGAATGGGAAGGAGTGTTACCTCTATGCCATCACCACGAGATATTAGCTTTTCCCAAATCTACGATTTGGTTGAAAAACTTATGCAAATCAGATTAGTGATTTGTATTCCTTATGAACTGTACTCAGCGAACGAATGTGAGTCGAGTTTCCTTTAAAAAAGAACTCTAATTCATCGCTTATACAATTTTTCAGTAATTTTGTAATTACTTTACTTGAAAGATTTGTTCTTTCAAAATTGCACATAAGTGAGAGTCCAAAAAGTGATGCTCCAAATTTTACATTTGGTTAGCAGAACTTTCTCTGCGAGCTTTTACATTTGGTTTCTCGAACTTACTCAGCGAACGCCAGTGAGTCGAGTTTCCTCTCTTTTTAATGTATTTTTTACAACTTAACTTATTGGTCAAGCCCTCGACCTATTAGTATCAGTCAGCTAAATATGTTACCACACTTACACCTCTGACCTATCAACCTTGTAGTCTTCAAGGGGTCTTACTAGCTTATGCTATGGGAAATCTCATCTTGAGGGGGGCTTCACACTTAGATGCTTTCAGCGTTTATCCCTTCCCGACTTAGCTACCCAGCTATGCTTCTGGCGAAACAACTGGTACACCATAGGTCAGTCCATCCCGGTCCTCTCGTACTAAGGACAGCTCCTCTCAAATTTCCTACGCCCGCGACGGATAGGGACCGAACTGTCTCACGACGTTCTGAACCCAGCTCGCGTGCCGCTTTAATGGGCGAACAGCCCAACCCTTGGGACCTACTTCAGCCCCAGGATGCGACGAGCCGACATCGAGGTGCCAAACCTCCCCGTCGATGTGAACTCTTGGGGGAGATCAGCCTGTTATCCCCGAGGTAGCTTTTATCCGTTGAGCGATGGCCCTCCCACGAGGTACCACCGGATCACTAAGCCCGACTTTCGTCCCTGCTCCACTTGTAGGTGTCGCAGTCAGGCTCCCTTCTGCCTTTGCACTCTTCGAACGATTTCCGACCGTTCTGAGGGAACCTTTGGGCGCCTCCGTTACATTTTAGGAGGCGACCGCCCCAGTCAAACTGCCCACCTAACAATGTCCTGTCACCAGTTTCATGGCATCCAGTTAGAACTTCAATACTATCAGGGTGGTATCCCAACAACGACTCCACTAAAGCTGACGCCCTAGTTTCCCAGTCTCCCACCTATCCTGTACAGACAATACCGAAATTCAATGCTAAGCTACAGTAAAGCTCTACGGGGTCTTTCCGTCCAATCGCGGGTAGCGAGCATCTTCACTCGCACTACAACTTCGCCGGATTTGCAGTTGAGACAGTGCACAAGTCATTACGCCATTCGTGCGGGTCAGAACTTACCTGACAAGGAATTTCGCTACCTTAGGACCGTTATAGTTACGGCCGCCGTTTACTGGGGCTTAAGTTCATACCTTCGCATTACTGCTAAGTATTCCCCTTAACCTTCCAGCACCGGGCAGGCGTCAGCCCCTATACATCAGCTTTCGCTTTAGCAGAGACCTGTGTTTTTGTTAAACAGTTGCTTGTGCCTATTCTCTGCGACCTGCTTTCGCAGGCACCCCTTCTCCCGAAGTTACGGGGTCAATTTGCCTAGTTCCTTAACTGCAATTCTTCCGTCGGCCTTAGGATTCTCTCCTCATCTACCTGTGTCGGTTTGCGGTACGGGCACTACTTCTCTCTCTAGATGCTTTTCTTGGAAGCATGGAATCAGATACTTCGGTTCCGTAGAACCTTCCCCATCACGCCTCAGAATTGTTGGAACGGATTTGCCAATCCCAACTCCCTAAACGCTTAGACTAGCATCCAATAGCTAGCACATCCTATCCTTCTCCGTCACACCCTCGATATTAACGATGATAGTGGTATTGGAATATCAACCAATTGTCCATCGACTACGCCTTTCGGCCTCGCCTTAGGTCCCGACTAACCCTGAGAAGACAAACTTTACTCAGGAAACCTTAGATATTCGGCCTGTAGGATTCTCACCTACATCTCGCTACTAATGCCAACATTCTCACTCGTAATCAGTCCACCGCTCCTTTCGGTACGACTTCAGCCCGATTACGACGCTCCTCTACCGCTCACGCATAAGCGTGAACCCGTAGCTTCGGTGGTAAGTTTGAGCCCCGGACATTTTCGGCGCAGGATCTCTTGACTAGTGAGCTATTACGCACTCTTTTAATGAGTGGCTGCTTCTAAGCCAACATCCTAGTTGTCTTAGAAATCCCACATCCTTTTCCACTTAACTTACACTTTGGGACCTTAGCTGACGATCTGGGCTGTTTCCCTTTTGACCATGGAACTTATCTTTCACAGTCTGACTGCCGGACTGATAGTATATGGCATTCGGAGTTTGATA
The window above is part of the Clostridium saccharoperbutylacetonicum N1-4(HMT) genome. Proteins encoded here:
- a CDS encoding methyl-accepting chemotaxis protein, translating into MKKKGSIKFKVLTIPLIVVFVVIVAITAVAITISQKSLMQQMQTDGLNLAKQIKSQVEIDNEAMDSINQSISDKIRTTGSFILNNSDKVNNEYLTNLAKQFEIDEINYCDPTGKIIYSNLPTSIGASFDSKHISYPVLKGDKDFLVENIRKSKETNDYYKYGYVSKSGLGMVQIGVIANKVQKLSQAVDVQALVEKLAEDKSIEYAVFIDKNLTQTASSKTNEIGEKVDDIGSKTAAVEGKEYSSIFNYNGIKVYDVLVPVHNGNDLIGAINLGLSMEIAEKAFINMLVIIVGIAVVIFLISIVVLLKISRGIINPLNKLVQASEEIAQGDLRDTIEIHSNDEIGVLADSFNVMSNYLKNTLSTINQESLDVSEMASSLNSNAEQMASATSDVTNAIQDVSQGATQQASDLVNISNNVLELSDELDNIRNKISDVRDSASLTQEKAYTGSDQMKILLKTIEEVKVSFGEVTKKINSLNLSVSKIGSITDIINGISEQTNLLALNAAIEAARAGEAGRGFAVVSEEIRKLAEESKTSTEEIKQLIGSISNETKDVIDNSGNVTDLVERQLENVNSTLVALREMMGAVANIGPTVDVVDKSLQVTMNSKNSIVATIDNITAVSEETSASSEEIAASSEEVLASSEEVSKYARDLEHVAKNLNEEINKFKI
- a CDS encoding tetratricopeptide repeat protein, which translates into the protein MVDFNLEIEKLYPFNVKEIELSKYKIDENIKKSIILYNVALGEMKKGNFDQVISDLEKAISYNKEFTEAIKLMGLCYVCMNEYKKAEKLFKSLNKYAVYNDLVKEYLQSLSSKKSIYKTSTVTETVEDMYNVRGDKGNGSGKKMAISLAVIMVIAAGTGISYLHPEIMQGMLTKFKDVSQSEQNNSETKKNDTVVSKEQTSTNLINDRVSVEKKADDNVKTEISPKNAANANLQDDAYKNETLNMLNDAEKALNSENYEKAAGILVDMKSRNLDDDTKSKFSQLKQNLSPNPMWKIYNDGNSLYKQNKYTEALPKLLISYEFVPDKKLLPWITYEIGMCYKSMNDYANARAYLNKVKEDYPKSEYVYYAKVNISEIGN
- a CDS encoding UbiD family decarboxylase — translated: MNRIKSFRGYIEKLNEIGEVKEINQEVDWNLEMGAIIRWCNENGAPSPLFNKIKDVEEGFRAIGAPAGVSRQKDLYLSRYAISIGMKPNSTGKEILEALVEGYSKNPVPPTIVSNASCKENILLGEDVDLFKLPVPYAHDGDGGRYINTWGTIMVQSPDKKWINWSIARIMIKDKRTMVGMVAGGQHIGKVRKMWADIGKNTPFAIAFGTEPMIPLVAGSTLVSEGNNEADYISGYYGEPIELIKAETNDILVPANSEIILEGTLSSSETEMEGPMGEYSGYLIKNSKSEKPIYNVTAMTYRNKPIYPIVVAGAPIDDDHPVMGIGACAEILNSLRKHKIPVTMVWMPFEVACTWLVITIPKKWREILKCNTKEFMKKIGDAVYACKGSFLSPKIIVVNDDIDPTDTNQVIWAFGTRNHQSKEIYFRPDSRVIGLIPYLDSEEKKVFKTTACIFNCLWPEDLEYADYHITSSYKGAFPKEVQENALDKLIKAGFLE
- a CDS encoding MarR family winged helix-turn-helix transcriptional regulator translates to MNKFDNSLGYLLGIAAAINKNELYSVLAPYDITPEQFTLLTKLDIDPSKGKTQRQLAHESYKDEANITRILKKLELKGYVQKIVDSKDKRNNFVFLTEEGQNLLNLLQPLIIDYRKRMLKNLSEEEILTMKKMLKRIIEY
- a CDS encoding sugar phosphate isomerase/epimerase family protein; this translates as MGILISTNLYNTKEFEKLFELLEITEDTNVGIEIFPIWNDAEFENKLKENINKIKSRNISFHGPYYNSEHSAKKGTSAYDRTMDYMKKTLEYAQMLNSNYIIYHHNNRKVSFKEKLEMIKNSNENLMEINNIAKKYNQEIVVENCGVLSNDNMLLNENEFIELCRFIPNKVVLDIGHANCNGWNLEKVIKKLKFKIVAYHVHNNYGWIDEHNRIYDGNIDFEKFIKIYKRSTPDTDLVIEYSRNLNNDLQGITKDIKQLGELLLVEPIAN